One Carassius carassius chromosome 28, fCarCar2.1, whole genome shotgun sequence genomic window carries:
- the mrpl44 gene encoding 39S ribosomal protein L44, mitochondrial, whose translation MESTFTNSTTAVLRTRGGAVDSFPPALRRSFEDCAVQVVAVMAACRALVSRAILPLHFHYVCRGVMLTHIREKKRWMKAYTLIMERKRKMEGPPPPKPRSQQPNFDYNAEVEAFSARLQESFSMELLKTAFVNTCYLRSEEERRRALGLDLETTALNLKDNDELCVHGQQFTKGFLNDWCRGSFPSLPEEGVAAVVGHLTGSEVMCHVARNLALEDLTMSAEFPVPDETLQGTFFAVIGALDQSSGPVRAGLFIRDFLVSQLIGKDLFDMWKVVDPMGLLVKELTRKGIALPEPRLIRSAGASTVLPLYFVGLYSERKLLAQGPGETVLAAEEEAARVALRKTYGFTENRRPWDFTAPGEKLQKPSVQALTSG comes from the exons ATGGAGTCCACCTTTACAAACAGCACAACCGCTGTGCTCCGGACACGTGGCGGCGCTGTGGACAGCTTCCCTCCCGCTCTCCGTCGCTCTTTCGAGGATTGCGCAGTGCAAGTCGTGGCTGTCATGGCGGCGTGCAGGGCGCTCGTGAGTCGCGCTATATTGCCTCTGCATTTCCATTATGTTTGCAGAGGAGTAATGCTCACACATAtcagagagaagaagagatggaTGAAGGCTTACACGCTCATCATggagaggaagagaaagatgGAGGGACCTCCACCTCCAAAGCCGCG CTCCCAGCAGCCAAACTTTGATTATAATGCTGAAGTGGAGGCTTTCAGCGCCCGACTGCAGGAGAGTTTCTCTATGGAGCTTCTGAAGACGGCGTTTGTGAACACGTGTTACCTGCGATCtgaggaggagaggagaagagcgCTGGGCCTTGATTTGGAGACGACCGCCCTCAACCTGAAAGACAATGACGAGCTGTGTGTGCACGGTCAACAGTTCACAAAG GGTTTCCTCAATGACTGGTGCAGGGGCAGCTTTCCCAGCCTCCCTGAGGAGGGTGTGGCAGCCGTCGTAGGCCACCTGACAGGGTCAGAGGTCATGTGTCACGTCGCACGGAACCTTGCATTGGAGGATTTGACGATGAGTGCAGAGTTTCCTGTTCCAGATGAAACCCTGCAAGGAACATTCTTTGCTGTGATTGGTGCTCTGGATCAGAGCAGCGGTCCTGTGCGAGCCGGGCTTTTCATTAGA GATTTCCTGGTGAGTCAACTAATAGGGAAAGATCTGTTTGACATGTGGAAAGTGGTTGATCCCATGGGGCTGCTGGTTAAAGAACTGACACGTAAAGGTATAGCTCTACCCGAGCCCCGTCTCATCCGGTCTGCTGGCGCCAGTACCGTCCTCCCTCTCTATTTCGTTGGGCTTTACAG TGAGCGTAAGCTGCTGGCTCAGGGTCCAGGCGAGACTGTCCTTGCAGCCGAAGAGGAGGCAGCGCGCGTGGCTCTGAGGAAAACCTACGGCTTCACTGAGAACCGCAGACCGTGGGACTTCACTGCCCCCGGCGAGAAGCTTCAGAAGCCCAGTGTGCAGGCTCTCACCAGCGGATAA
- the agfg1a gene encoding arf-GAP domain and FG repeat-containing protein 1a isoform X4, producing the protein MAANAKRKQEEKHLKMLREMTSLLPNRKCFDCDQRGPTYANMTVGSFVCTSCSGILRGLNPPHRVKSISMTTFTQQEIEFLQKHGNEVCKRIWLGLYDDRNLAIPDFREPQKVKEFLQDKYEKKRWYVSPKQAKPVTSVHASVSGSSASSTSSTPEVRPLKTLLGESVPTLHLNKNTPSQSPVVSRTQLTQHQDRKFDLLSDLGGDIFAAPHSQSTGNANFANFAHFNSHLAQNANSNADFANFDAFNNSSATQTTATFPSPPQAPFQPAQSGSSSGLANANFANFDNFPKSCSADFASFSSTQSNSVGDGHKVEAVSVSAERYAALANVFGSKPEQGTSSAPPSAGLGPPPPQAALLGGDRYAALAELDNVFSSSAPNVSSYNTATTTQGSVFGSSAAAPPVQAQQGLPSMPQGFGGPSTNPFVAPGAPQAPPTNPFQTNGRAAVPGVGVATAASFGHPSMSMPTGFGNAAAYNLPTSFSGNFQQAFPGQPFTQQHAYPQQPNGGFAAFGQGKVTPFGQNMTAPGVTNNPFLAGVPAAQFPAGGSSTNPFL; encoded by the exons ATGGCAGCCAACGCGAAGCGAAAACAGGAGGAAAAACACCTGAAGATGCTGCGGGAAATGACAAGTTTGCTGCCCAACCGAAAGTGCTTCGACTGCGACCAGCGCGGCCCGACCTACGCCAACATGACCGTGGGCTCGTTCGTCTGCACGTCCTGCTCAGGCATCCT ACGAGGCCTGAATCCCCCCCACAGAGTGAAGTCCATCTCCATGACGACTTTCACGCAACAGGAAATAGAATTTCTACAGAAGCATGGAAATGAG GTATGTAAACGGATATGGCTCGGCCTTTATGATGACAGAAACTTGGCCATCCCAGACTTTAGAGAACCCCAGAAAGTCAAAGAGTTTCTTCAGGACAAATACGAAAAGAAGCGATG GTATGTTTCTCCAAAGCAGGCTAAGCCGGTGACGTCGGTTCACGCGTCAGTCTCTGGTTCATCTGCCAGCAGCACCAGCAGCACTCCAGAGGTCCGACCTCTCAAAACATTACTGGGGGAATCAGTACCCACTTTACACCTCAACAAAAACACACCCAGCCAG TCTCCGGTTGTGTCACGCACTCAGCTGACCCAGCATCAGGACAGGAAGTTCGATCTGCTCAGCGATCTAGGTGGCGACATTTTTGCAGCTCCGCACTCGCAGTCCACAGGCAATGCAAACTTTGCCAACTTTGCACATTTCAACAGTCATTTGG CACAGAATGCAAATTCTAATGCAGACTTTGCGAATTTTGATGCGTTCAATAATAGTTCTGCTACTCAAACCACAGCGACATTTCCATCACCTCCACAAGCCCCATTTCAACCCGCACAATCAG GTAGCTCATCAGGACTAGCCAATGCCAACTTTGCGAACTTCGATAACTTCCCCAAATCGTGCAGTGCTGATTTCGCCTCATTTAGCTCCACCCAGAGTAACTCTGTGGGAGACGGGCATAAAGTGGAAGCAGTCAGCGTCTCTGCAGAGCGATACGCAGCCCTCGCCAACGTGTTTGGCAGCAAACCTGAGCAAG GTACGAGTTCAGCCCCTCCATCAGCAGGTCTGGGTCCTCCACCTCCACAGGCAGCTCTGTTGGGCGGCGATCGCTACGCTGCTCTAGCTGAACTAGACAATGTCTTTAGCTCCTCAGCGCCAAACGTGAGCAGCTACAACACTGCCACCACCACACAAGG GTCTGTGTTTGGATCCTCTGCGGCTGCTCCTCCAGTTCAAGCACAACAGGGTTTACCCAGCATGCCTCAGGGTTTTGGAG GACCTTCGACGAATCCATTCGTCGCTCCGGGGGCTCCGCAGGCCCCTCCCACTAACCCATTTCAGACCAATGGAAGAGCAGCAGTACCAGGAGTGGGTGTGGCCACAGCAG CCTCTTTTGGTCATCCATCCATGAGCATGCCGACTGGGTTTGGAAACGCTGCTGCGTACAACCTTCCCACCAGCTTCAGTGGAAACTTCCAGCAAGCATTTCCTGGACAGCCGTTCACCCAGCAGCACGCGTATCCCCAACAACCCAACG GAGGTTTTGCTGCTTTTGGTCAGGGTAAAGTCACTCCGTTTGGACAGAACATGACAGCGCCTGGAGTAACTAACAATCCCTTCCTG GCAGGGGTACCAGCAGCACAGTTTCCTGCAGGAGGCTCATCCACAAACCCCTTCTTATAG
- the agfg1a gene encoding arf-GAP domain and FG repeat-containing protein 1a isoform X3: MAANAKRKQEEKHLKMLREMTSLLPNRKCFDCDQRGPTYANMTVGSFVCTSCSGILRGLNPPHRVKSISMTTFTQQEIEFLQKHGNEVCKRIWLGLYDDRNLAIPDFREPQKVKEFLQDKYEKKRWYVSPKQAKPVTSVHASVSGSSASSTSSTPEVRPLKTLLGESVPTLHLNKNTPSQSPVVSRTQLTQHQDRKFDLLSDLGGDIFAAPHSQSTGNANFANFAHFNSHLAAQNANSNADFANFDAFNNSSATQTTATFPSPPQAPFQPAQSGSSSGLANANFANFDNFPKSCSADFASFSSTQSNSVGDGHKVEAVSVSAERYAALANVFGSKPEQGTSSAPPSAGLGPPPPQAALLGGDRYAALAELDNVFSSSAPNVSSYNTATTTQGSVFGSSAAAPPVQAQQGLPSMPQGFGGPSTNPFVAPGAPQAPPTNPFQTNGRAAVPGVGVATAASFGHPSMSMPTGFGNAAAYNLPTSFSGNFQQAFPGQPFTQQHAYPQQPNGGFAAFGQGKVTPFGQNMTAPGVTNNPFLAGVPAAQFPAGGSSTNPFL, translated from the exons ATGGCAGCCAACGCGAAGCGAAAACAGGAGGAAAAACACCTGAAGATGCTGCGGGAAATGACAAGTTTGCTGCCCAACCGAAAGTGCTTCGACTGCGACCAGCGCGGCCCGACCTACGCCAACATGACCGTGGGCTCGTTCGTCTGCACGTCCTGCTCAGGCATCCT ACGAGGCCTGAATCCCCCCCACAGAGTGAAGTCCATCTCCATGACGACTTTCACGCAACAGGAAATAGAATTTCTACAGAAGCATGGAAATGAG GTATGTAAACGGATATGGCTCGGCCTTTATGATGACAGAAACTTGGCCATCCCAGACTTTAGAGAACCCCAGAAAGTCAAAGAGTTTCTTCAGGACAAATACGAAAAGAAGCGATG GTATGTTTCTCCAAAGCAGGCTAAGCCGGTGACGTCGGTTCACGCGTCAGTCTCTGGTTCATCTGCCAGCAGCACCAGCAGCACTCCAGAGGTCCGACCTCTCAAAACATTACTGGGGGAATCAGTACCCACTTTACACCTCAACAAAAACACACCCAGCCAG TCTCCGGTTGTGTCACGCACTCAGCTGACCCAGCATCAGGACAGGAAGTTCGATCTGCTCAGCGATCTAGGTGGCGACATTTTTGCAGCTCCGCACTCGCAGTCCACAGGCAATGCAAACTTTGCCAACTTTGCACATTTCAACAGTCATTTGG CAGCACAGAATGCAAATTCTAATGCAGACTTTGCGAATTTTGATGCGTTCAATAATAGTTCTGCTACTCAAACCACAGCGACATTTCCATCACCTCCACAAGCCCCATTTCAACCCGCACAATCAG GTAGCTCATCAGGACTAGCCAATGCCAACTTTGCGAACTTCGATAACTTCCCCAAATCGTGCAGTGCTGATTTCGCCTCATTTAGCTCCACCCAGAGTAACTCTGTGGGAGACGGGCATAAAGTGGAAGCAGTCAGCGTCTCTGCAGAGCGATACGCAGCCCTCGCCAACGTGTTTGGCAGCAAACCTGAGCAAG GTACGAGTTCAGCCCCTCCATCAGCAGGTCTGGGTCCTCCACCTCCACAGGCAGCTCTGTTGGGCGGCGATCGCTACGCTGCTCTAGCTGAACTAGACAATGTCTTTAGCTCCTCAGCGCCAAACGTGAGCAGCTACAACACTGCCACCACCACACAAGG GTCTGTGTTTGGATCCTCTGCGGCTGCTCCTCCAGTTCAAGCACAACAGGGTTTACCCAGCATGCCTCAGGGTTTTGGAG GACCTTCGACGAATCCATTCGTCGCTCCGGGGGCTCCGCAGGCCCCTCCCACTAACCCATTTCAGACCAATGGAAGAGCAGCAGTACCAGGAGTGGGTGTGGCCACAGCAG CCTCTTTTGGTCATCCATCCATGAGCATGCCGACTGGGTTTGGAAACGCTGCTGCGTACAACCTTCCCACCAGCTTCAGTGGAAACTTCCAGCAAGCATTTCCTGGACAGCCGTTCACCCAGCAGCACGCGTATCCCCAACAACCCAACG GAGGTTTTGCTGCTTTTGGTCAGGGTAAAGTCACTCCGTTTGGACAGAACATGACAGCGCCTGGAGTAACTAACAATCCCTTCCTG GCAGGGGTACCAGCAGCACAGTTTCCTGCAGGAGGCTCATCCACAAACCCCTTCTTATAG
- the agfg1a gene encoding arf-GAP domain and FG repeat-containing protein 1a isoform X1 has product MAANAKRKQEEKHLKMLREMTSLLPNRKCFDCDQRGPTYANMTVGSFVCTSCSGILRGLNPPHRVKSISMTTFTQQEIEFLQKHGNEVCKRIWLGLYDDRNLAIPDFREPQKVKEFLQDKYEKKRWYVSPKQAKPVTSVHASVSGSSASSTSSTPEVRPLKTLLGESVPTLHLNKNTPSQSPVVSRTQLTQHQDRKFDLLSDLGGDIFAAPHSQSTGNANFANFAHFNSHLAAQNANSNADFANFDAFNNSSATQTTATFPSPPQAPFQPAQSVYNSLPFSRIVGEFTSSLPSLAMNSSSSGLANANFANFDNFPKSCSADFASFSSTQSNSVGDGHKVEAVSVSAERYAALANVFGSKPEQGTSSAPPSAGLGPPPPQAALLGGDRYAALAELDNVFSSSAPNVSSYNTATTTQGSVFGSSAAAPPVQAQQGLPSMPQGFGGPSTNPFVAPGAPQAPPTNPFQTNGRAAVPGVGVATAASFGHPSMSMPTGFGNAAAYNLPTSFSGNFQQAFPGQPFTQQHAYPQQPNGGFAAFGQGKVTPFGQNMTAPGVTNNPFLAGVPAAQFPAGGSSTNPFL; this is encoded by the exons ATGGCAGCCAACGCGAAGCGAAAACAGGAGGAAAAACACCTGAAGATGCTGCGGGAAATGACAAGTTTGCTGCCCAACCGAAAGTGCTTCGACTGCGACCAGCGCGGCCCGACCTACGCCAACATGACCGTGGGCTCGTTCGTCTGCACGTCCTGCTCAGGCATCCT ACGAGGCCTGAATCCCCCCCACAGAGTGAAGTCCATCTCCATGACGACTTTCACGCAACAGGAAATAGAATTTCTACAGAAGCATGGAAATGAG GTATGTAAACGGATATGGCTCGGCCTTTATGATGACAGAAACTTGGCCATCCCAGACTTTAGAGAACCCCAGAAAGTCAAAGAGTTTCTTCAGGACAAATACGAAAAGAAGCGATG GTATGTTTCTCCAAAGCAGGCTAAGCCGGTGACGTCGGTTCACGCGTCAGTCTCTGGTTCATCTGCCAGCAGCACCAGCAGCACTCCAGAGGTCCGACCTCTCAAAACATTACTGGGGGAATCAGTACCCACTTTACACCTCAACAAAAACACACCCAGCCAG TCTCCGGTTGTGTCACGCACTCAGCTGACCCAGCATCAGGACAGGAAGTTCGATCTGCTCAGCGATCTAGGTGGCGACATTTTTGCAGCTCCGCACTCGCAGTCCACAGGCAATGCAAACTTTGCCAACTTTGCACATTTCAACAGTCATTTGG CAGCACAGAATGCAAATTCTAATGCAGACTTTGCGAATTTTGATGCGTTCAATAATAGTTCTGCTACTCAAACCACAGCGACATTTCCATCACCTCCACAAGCCCCATTTCAACCCGCACAATCAG TATACAACAGTCTCCCATTTAGTCGCATTGTGGGCGAGTTTACCTCCTCGCTGCCTTCACTGGCCATGAACA GTAGCTCATCAGGACTAGCCAATGCCAACTTTGCGAACTTCGATAACTTCCCCAAATCGTGCAGTGCTGATTTCGCCTCATTTAGCTCCACCCAGAGTAACTCTGTGGGAGACGGGCATAAAGTGGAAGCAGTCAGCGTCTCTGCAGAGCGATACGCAGCCCTCGCCAACGTGTTTGGCAGCAAACCTGAGCAAG GTACGAGTTCAGCCCCTCCATCAGCAGGTCTGGGTCCTCCACCTCCACAGGCAGCTCTGTTGGGCGGCGATCGCTACGCTGCTCTAGCTGAACTAGACAATGTCTTTAGCTCCTCAGCGCCAAACGTGAGCAGCTACAACACTGCCACCACCACACAAGG GTCTGTGTTTGGATCCTCTGCGGCTGCTCCTCCAGTTCAAGCACAACAGGGTTTACCCAGCATGCCTCAGGGTTTTGGAG GACCTTCGACGAATCCATTCGTCGCTCCGGGGGCTCCGCAGGCCCCTCCCACTAACCCATTTCAGACCAATGGAAGAGCAGCAGTACCAGGAGTGGGTGTGGCCACAGCAG CCTCTTTTGGTCATCCATCCATGAGCATGCCGACTGGGTTTGGAAACGCTGCTGCGTACAACCTTCCCACCAGCTTCAGTGGAAACTTCCAGCAAGCATTTCCTGGACAGCCGTTCACCCAGCAGCACGCGTATCCCCAACAACCCAACG GAGGTTTTGCTGCTTTTGGTCAGGGTAAAGTCACTCCGTTTGGACAGAACATGACAGCGCCTGGAGTAACTAACAATCCCTTCCTG GCAGGGGTACCAGCAGCACAGTTTCCTGCAGGAGGCTCATCCACAAACCCCTTCTTATAG
- the agfg1a gene encoding arf-GAP domain and FG repeat-containing protein 1a isoform X2, whose protein sequence is MAANAKRKQEEKHLKMLREMTSLLPNRKCFDCDQRGPTYANMTVGSFVCTSCSGILRGLNPPHRVKSISMTTFTQQEIEFLQKHGNEVCKRIWLGLYDDRNLAIPDFREPQKVKEFLQDKYEKKRWYVSPKQAKPVTSVHASVSGSSASSTSSTPEVRPLKTLLGESVPTLHLNKNTPSQSPVVSRTQLTQHQDRKFDLLSDLGGDIFAAPHSQSTGNANFANFAHFNSHLAQNANSNADFANFDAFNNSSATQTTATFPSPPQAPFQPAQSVYNSLPFSRIVGEFTSSLPSLAMNSSSSGLANANFANFDNFPKSCSADFASFSSTQSNSVGDGHKVEAVSVSAERYAALANVFGSKPEQGTSSAPPSAGLGPPPPQAALLGGDRYAALAELDNVFSSSAPNVSSYNTATTTQGSVFGSSAAAPPVQAQQGLPSMPQGFGGPSTNPFVAPGAPQAPPTNPFQTNGRAAVPGVGVATAASFGHPSMSMPTGFGNAAAYNLPTSFSGNFQQAFPGQPFTQQHAYPQQPNGGFAAFGQGKVTPFGQNMTAPGVTNNPFLAGVPAAQFPAGGSSTNPFL, encoded by the exons ATGGCAGCCAACGCGAAGCGAAAACAGGAGGAAAAACACCTGAAGATGCTGCGGGAAATGACAAGTTTGCTGCCCAACCGAAAGTGCTTCGACTGCGACCAGCGCGGCCCGACCTACGCCAACATGACCGTGGGCTCGTTCGTCTGCACGTCCTGCTCAGGCATCCT ACGAGGCCTGAATCCCCCCCACAGAGTGAAGTCCATCTCCATGACGACTTTCACGCAACAGGAAATAGAATTTCTACAGAAGCATGGAAATGAG GTATGTAAACGGATATGGCTCGGCCTTTATGATGACAGAAACTTGGCCATCCCAGACTTTAGAGAACCCCAGAAAGTCAAAGAGTTTCTTCAGGACAAATACGAAAAGAAGCGATG GTATGTTTCTCCAAAGCAGGCTAAGCCGGTGACGTCGGTTCACGCGTCAGTCTCTGGTTCATCTGCCAGCAGCACCAGCAGCACTCCAGAGGTCCGACCTCTCAAAACATTACTGGGGGAATCAGTACCCACTTTACACCTCAACAAAAACACACCCAGCCAG TCTCCGGTTGTGTCACGCACTCAGCTGACCCAGCATCAGGACAGGAAGTTCGATCTGCTCAGCGATCTAGGTGGCGACATTTTTGCAGCTCCGCACTCGCAGTCCACAGGCAATGCAAACTTTGCCAACTTTGCACATTTCAACAGTCATTTGG CACAGAATGCAAATTCTAATGCAGACTTTGCGAATTTTGATGCGTTCAATAATAGTTCTGCTACTCAAACCACAGCGACATTTCCATCACCTCCACAAGCCCCATTTCAACCCGCACAATCAG TATACAACAGTCTCCCATTTAGTCGCATTGTGGGCGAGTTTACCTCCTCGCTGCCTTCACTGGCCATGAACA GTAGCTCATCAGGACTAGCCAATGCCAACTTTGCGAACTTCGATAACTTCCCCAAATCGTGCAGTGCTGATTTCGCCTCATTTAGCTCCACCCAGAGTAACTCTGTGGGAGACGGGCATAAAGTGGAAGCAGTCAGCGTCTCTGCAGAGCGATACGCAGCCCTCGCCAACGTGTTTGGCAGCAAACCTGAGCAAG GTACGAGTTCAGCCCCTCCATCAGCAGGTCTGGGTCCTCCACCTCCACAGGCAGCTCTGTTGGGCGGCGATCGCTACGCTGCTCTAGCTGAACTAGACAATGTCTTTAGCTCCTCAGCGCCAAACGTGAGCAGCTACAACACTGCCACCACCACACAAGG GTCTGTGTTTGGATCCTCTGCGGCTGCTCCTCCAGTTCAAGCACAACAGGGTTTACCCAGCATGCCTCAGGGTTTTGGAG GACCTTCGACGAATCCATTCGTCGCTCCGGGGGCTCCGCAGGCCCCTCCCACTAACCCATTTCAGACCAATGGAAGAGCAGCAGTACCAGGAGTGGGTGTGGCCACAGCAG CCTCTTTTGGTCATCCATCCATGAGCATGCCGACTGGGTTTGGAAACGCTGCTGCGTACAACCTTCCCACCAGCTTCAGTGGAAACTTCCAGCAAGCATTTCCTGGACAGCCGTTCACCCAGCAGCACGCGTATCCCCAACAACCCAACG GAGGTTTTGCTGCTTTTGGTCAGGGTAAAGTCACTCCGTTTGGACAGAACATGACAGCGCCTGGAGTAACTAACAATCCCTTCCTG GCAGGGGTACCAGCAGCACAGTTTCCTGCAGGAGGCTCATCCACAAACCCCTTCTTATAG
- the agfg1a gene encoding arf-GAP domain and FG repeat-containing protein 1a isoform X5, which translates to MAANAKRKQEEKHLKMLREMTSLLPNRKCFDCDQRGPTYANMTVGSFVCTSCSGILRGLNPPHRVKSISMTTFTQQEIEFLQKHGNEVCKRIWLGLYDDRNLAIPDFREPQKVKEFLQDKYEKKRWYVSPKQAKPVTSVHASVSGSSASSTSSTPEVRPLKTLLGESVPTLHLNKNTPSQSPVVSRTQLTQHQDRKFDLLSDLGGDIFAAPHSQSTGNANFANFAHFNSHLGSSSGLANANFANFDNFPKSCSADFASFSSTQSNSVGDGHKVEAVSVSAERYAALANVFGSKPEQGTSSAPPSAGLGPPPPQAALLGGDRYAALAELDNVFSSSAPNVSSYNTATTTQGSVFGSSAAAPPVQAQQGLPSMPQGFGGPSTNPFVAPGAPQAPPTNPFQTNGRAAVPGVGVATAASFGHPSMSMPTGFGNAAAYNLPTSFSGNFQQAFPGQPFTQQHAYPQQPNGGFAAFGQGKVTPFGQNMTAPGVTNNPFLAGVPAAQFPAGGSSTNPFL; encoded by the exons ATGGCAGCCAACGCGAAGCGAAAACAGGAGGAAAAACACCTGAAGATGCTGCGGGAAATGACAAGTTTGCTGCCCAACCGAAAGTGCTTCGACTGCGACCAGCGCGGCCCGACCTACGCCAACATGACCGTGGGCTCGTTCGTCTGCACGTCCTGCTCAGGCATCCT ACGAGGCCTGAATCCCCCCCACAGAGTGAAGTCCATCTCCATGACGACTTTCACGCAACAGGAAATAGAATTTCTACAGAAGCATGGAAATGAG GTATGTAAACGGATATGGCTCGGCCTTTATGATGACAGAAACTTGGCCATCCCAGACTTTAGAGAACCCCAGAAAGTCAAAGAGTTTCTTCAGGACAAATACGAAAAGAAGCGATG GTATGTTTCTCCAAAGCAGGCTAAGCCGGTGACGTCGGTTCACGCGTCAGTCTCTGGTTCATCTGCCAGCAGCACCAGCAGCACTCCAGAGGTCCGACCTCTCAAAACATTACTGGGGGAATCAGTACCCACTTTACACCTCAACAAAAACACACCCAGCCAG TCTCCGGTTGTGTCACGCACTCAGCTGACCCAGCATCAGGACAGGAAGTTCGATCTGCTCAGCGATCTAGGTGGCGACATTTTTGCAGCTCCGCACTCGCAGTCCACAGGCAATGCAAACTTTGCCAACTTTGCACATTTCAACAGTCATTTGG GTAGCTCATCAGGACTAGCCAATGCCAACTTTGCGAACTTCGATAACTTCCCCAAATCGTGCAGTGCTGATTTCGCCTCATTTAGCTCCACCCAGAGTAACTCTGTGGGAGACGGGCATAAAGTGGAAGCAGTCAGCGTCTCTGCAGAGCGATACGCAGCCCTCGCCAACGTGTTTGGCAGCAAACCTGAGCAAG GTACGAGTTCAGCCCCTCCATCAGCAGGTCTGGGTCCTCCACCTCCACAGGCAGCTCTGTTGGGCGGCGATCGCTACGCTGCTCTAGCTGAACTAGACAATGTCTTTAGCTCCTCAGCGCCAAACGTGAGCAGCTACAACACTGCCACCACCACACAAGG GTCTGTGTTTGGATCCTCTGCGGCTGCTCCTCCAGTTCAAGCACAACAGGGTTTACCCAGCATGCCTCAGGGTTTTGGAG GACCTTCGACGAATCCATTCGTCGCTCCGGGGGCTCCGCAGGCCCCTCCCACTAACCCATTTCAGACCAATGGAAGAGCAGCAGTACCAGGAGTGGGTGTGGCCACAGCAG CCTCTTTTGGTCATCCATCCATGAGCATGCCGACTGGGTTTGGAAACGCTGCTGCGTACAACCTTCCCACCAGCTTCAGTGGAAACTTCCAGCAAGCATTTCCTGGACAGCCGTTCACCCAGCAGCACGCGTATCCCCAACAACCCAACG GAGGTTTTGCTGCTTTTGGTCAGGGTAAAGTCACTCCGTTTGGACAGAACATGACAGCGCCTGGAGTAACTAACAATCCCTTCCTG GCAGGGGTACCAGCAGCACAGTTTCCTGCAGGAGGCTCATCCACAAACCCCTTCTTATAG